Genomic window (Longimicrobium sp.):
CAGCAGCCCGCCACGCACGAACGGCGTGTACGGGCCCACCGGCGCCAGCGTCAGCCGCACCCCCGCGTCCCACCCGCGCCACGTCACGTGCGCCGAGTCCGCCACGGCCGAGACCGCGCGCGACCAGGCGTAGCCGCCGTACACGCTCACCATGGGGTTCAGGGCGACGATCAGGTCGCCGTCCAGCACCAGCGCCGTCTTCTGGTCGCCACGGGTGATGCCGATGGGCGTGGACAGGCCTGCGCGCGGCTCCAGCGACACCGGCGTGCGCTGGGCCCGCGCGGACGTGGCGAGCGGGAGCGCGGCGGCCAGCGCCAGCAGCGCCGCGAAGGTCCGGTTCATGGCGCGGCCTCGGTGGGAAGGGTGGGAAGAGATCGGGGGAGATGGAGATCGGAAGCGACGCGGGGGACGATACAACCCGCCCCGGACGGGCGGAAGGGAGATGCCGCCCGGAACGCGTCCGGCCCCCGTCCGTGGACGGGGGCCGGAGCGCGTTCAGCTCGTACGGGAGCGGATCAGAAGGAGATGCTGATGCCGGCGCCGGCGTGCACCACGCTCACCGTGGCGTCGTCGTCGCCCTCGTCCGCCGCGTTGAACTGCGTGTAGCCCACCTGCGGCGTCAGCATGATGCGCGGGGCGATGGGGAACGCCACGCCGCCCGCCACCTCGAAGCCCACCTTGCTGTCGGACGAGATGGTGAAGTCGCCCAGGTCGTCGTCGCTGGCCGAGGCGCTCAGCTTGTGGATGATGGCGCCGCCGCGGAAGAACGGCGCCGCGCCCAGCCCCTGCATGGGCGCGAAGGTGGCCTTGATTCCCACGTCGAAGCCCTGGTCGGTGTAGTCCACCCCGTTGGTGTCCTTGGCGCCGAAGCGGTTCCAGCTGTAGCCGCCGTACACGCCCACGATGGGGGTGACGTTGAAGGTCACGTCGCCATGCAGCCCGATCCCCACGTTCGCGGCATCGCCCAGGTCGCCCGTGGGGATGGCCGCGTCCACCCGGCCCTCGATCGAAAGCGGGATCCGCTGCGCGCTCGCGCTACCCGCCACCACCAGCGCCGCCACCGCCGCCAGGAAACCGCACGTCGTCTTCTTCATCTTCTTCCTCTGGGTTCCGTGAATGTCATACGCTTTCGAACCGGCCCGCGCAGAAGGGCTGCACGGCGCCCGCCGAAAGCGCCGGAAACATGCCCGCCACCGGAGCACTCGTCAACTCGCGCCGGAAGCGGGTGCCGGCCGGTTTCGCAAACCCCATGCCCCGCATGTAGTTGGATGATGAACATATGATCCTGTCGATCGTTCCCGCGGCGCATCTCCGCGATTCCGGACGGCGCGGGATTGTCCGCCGGAGGGGGCAATCGCGTCCCACGGCGGGGTCGCGGCGCCCCTTGCGTGCAACCCCGGCGGGCGTAGTGTTGTACCAACCCCGTACGCATGCGCCGGTTTTCTGGCAGCAACCTTGATCCACAGGTGCCGCGGCTCCGCCCGCGGGCCCCCGGCGCACCCCCACCGAACGCGATGAACGGACCCACTCACCTGGACGGCGCCGGCCTGCGCGGCGCGCTGCTCACCGCCAACGAGTACGTGCAGCGGCACCGGGCGGACCTGAACCGCATCAACGTCTTCCCGGTCCCCGACGGCGACACCGGCACCAACCTGGCGCTCACGGTGAGCTCCATCGCCGACCGGCTGCGCGGCGGGAGCGAGACGTCGATCGGCGAGGTGGCGCGGCAGGCGTCGGAGGCCGCCATCATGGGCGCGCGGGGGAACTGCGGGATGATCCTCTCGCACTTCCTGCTGGGCTTCAGCGACGCCGTGGGCCCGCGGGTGCGGCTGGGCGTAGGCGAGTTCGCCTCGGTCTGGCGGCAGGCCACGGAGCACGTGTACCGCGCGCTGGAAAAACCGGTCGAGGGCACCATGATCACCATCATGCGCGCCATCGCCGACGAGGCCGACCGGCTGCAGCACAGCGACTTCATCGTCCTGTTCGAGCGGCTGCTGGTGAAGGCGCGCGAGGCGCTGGCCGGCACCCCCGACCTTCT
Coding sequences:
- a CDS encoding outer membrane beta-barrel protein; translated protein: MNRTFAALLALAAALPLATSARAQRTPVSLEPRAGLSTPIGITRGDQKTALVLDGDLIVALNPMVSVYGGYAWSRAVSAVADSAHVTWRGWDAGVRLTLAPVGPYTPFVRGGLLYQKVRLETDGGTVLENDYATGVHIGAGVELPLGILGGRASVSPQASFNTVHDAQWIDAQVGLHIRL
- a CDS encoding outer membrane beta-barrel protein, whose protein sequence is MKKTTCGFLAAVAALVVAGSASAQRIPLSIEGRVDAAIPTGDLGDAANVGIGLHGDVTFNVTPIVGVYGGYSWNRFGAKDTNGVDYTDQGFDVGIKATFAPMQGLGAAPFFRGGAIIHKLSASASDDDLGDFTISSDSKVGFEVAGGVAFPIAPRIMLTPQVGYTQFNAADEGDDDATVSVVHAGAGISISF